A window of the Synchiropus splendidus isolate RoL2022-P1 chromosome 6, RoL_Sspl_1.0, whole genome shotgun sequence genome harbors these coding sequences:
- the LOC128760384 gene encoding bactericidal permeability-increasing protein-like, with amino-acid sequence MMFLCCWLFLVALTHITSSTNPGVQVKLTQKGLEYGRQIGMAKIQQKLNTITIPDISGSQRVSPIGKVKYSLTNMHMVDVALPQSSVDLESDVGVRLNIAGASLSMRGNWRVKYLRVIKDSGSFTLSVNGLTITTSIAITRDATGHPEVSVANCAASVSSVRVKFHGGASWLYNLFSRYIDKALRSSLEKKMCPLVADAVSDLNPQLKTLNVIAKVDQFAEIEYSLVSAPPVSSSAISFNLKGEFYNIGRHQEPPFSPVAFSLPPQHDNMLYIGISAFTSNSAGFVYNTAGALSLYITDDMIPQASPFRLNTRTFGTFIPEVAKQYPNMMIKLLVKNEQTPNIILDNNNATVQTVASVTAYAVQSNGTLSPLFILNMDASVSGNVSINGMKLAGKVILNQMTLTLQTSYVGDFQVRSLNSILSMVLRWVVIPKLNVKFAEGYPLPALGKMQLVNTQLRVLKDYILIGTDVQFAG; translated from the exons ATGATGTTCCTGTGTTGCTGGCTGTTTCTGGTGGCTCTGACCCACATCACCTCAAGCACCAACCCCGGGGTGCAGGTCAAGCTGACCCAAAAGGGACTGGAATATG GCAGACAAATTGGGATGGCAAAGATCCAGCAGAAACTCAACACCATCACTATTCCAGATATTTCCGGGTCACAAAGGGTCTCTCCAATCGGGAAGGTCAAATACAGCCTGACAAA CATGCACATGGTGGACGTGGCTTTGCCACAGTCATCTGTGGACCTGGAGTCAGATGTTGGAGTCAGACTGAACATCGCTGGTGCCTCCCTCAGCATGAGGGGCAACTGGAGGGTCAAGTACCTGCGAGTCAT TAAAGACAGCGGCTCTTTTACGTTGAGCGTCAACGGTCTGACCATCACGACCAGCATCGCCATCACAAGAGATGCCACAGGCCATCCTGAAGTCAGCGTTGCCAACTGTGCAGCCAGTGTGAGCAGCGTGCGCGTGAAATTTCACGGTGGAGCCAG CTGGCTCTACAATCTTTTTAGCAGGTACATCGACAAGGCGCTACGCAGTTCACTGGAGAAAAAG atgtgccctctggtggcggATGCGGTGTCAGACCTGAACCCTCAGCTCAAAACACTCAACG TCATCGCCAAGGTGGATCAGTTTGCAGAGATTGAATACTCCCTGGTGTCAGCGCCCCCTGTCTCTAGCTCTGCCATCAGCTTCAACCTGAAG GGAGAGTTTTACAACATCGGGAGGCACCAGGAGCCGCCCTTCTCCCCGGTGGccttctctctgcctcctcaaCACGACAACATGTTGTACATCGGCATCTCTGCCTTCACCAGCAACAGCGCCGGGTTCGTGTACAACACCGCAGGCGCGCTCAGCCTCTACATCACAGACGACATG ATCCCACAGGCTTCTCCTTTCCGCCTGAACACTCGGACTTTTGGAACATTCATTCCAGAG GTTGCCAAACAGTACCCAAACATGATGATCAAACTTTTGGTGAAGAACGAACAAACACCCAACATCATTCTGGACAACAACAACGCCACGGTTCAGACAGTAGCGTCCGTGACGGCTTACGCAGTGCAGAGCAACGGCACGCTGTCGCCCCTCTTCATCTTGAACATG GATGCCAGCGTCAGCGGCAACGTGTCCATTAATGGGATGAAGCTGGCCGGAAAAGTCATCCTCAACCA AATGACCTTGACACTCCAAACCAGCTATGTGGGAGACTTCCAG GTCCGATCCCTCAACAGCATCCTGTCTATGGTGCTGAGGTGGGTGGTGATACCCAAGCTGAATG TCAAGTTTGCAGAGGGATACCCACTTCCTGCGCTGGGGAAGATGCAGCTTGTCAACACCCAACTCAGAGTTCTGAAG GACTACATACTGATCGGCACCGACGTCCAGTTCGCTGGCTGA
- the LOC128760414 gene encoding bactericidal permeability-increasing protein-like yields MFLCCWLVLVALTHISSSTNPGAQVKLTEKGLEYARQIGMARIQQELQRISIPDISGTQQVSRVGKVQYSLSNMQIVNVALPQSLVTLVPNVGVRLNIPGAFVSMVGNWWVRYLRVIKASGSFTLSIYALNIQTNVAITSDDTGRPVVNSVNCAASVGRVGIKFYGGASWLYNLFHKFVEHAIRRALEARICPSMGTAVSGLNPQLQKLNVIAKVDKFAEIDYSMVSAPSISSSAITLNLKGQFYNIGKRQEPPFSPAAFSLPPQRDNMLYMGISPFTGNSAGFVYNTAGALSINITADMIPKDFPLPLTTESLGIFIPKRFKQEVLLQVAELHPNLNVQLRVENEKWPNIIYNNNVMVKTTVTMTAYAVQNNGGLSPLFVLNVNASASVNLSISGMKLVANFILDKMTFSLNTSYIGNIRVHSFAGTLQQMLSLVAIPKINEKLKWVCPLPTLGKVALLNTQLRVLKDYVLIGTDVAFDG; encoded by the exons ATGTTTCTGTGTTGTTGGCTGGTTCTGGTGGCTCTCACCCACATCAGCTCGAGCACCAACCCTGGAGCGCAGGTCAAGCTGACGGAAAAGGGACTGGAATATG CCAGACAAATTGGGATGGCAAGGATCCAGCAGGAGCTTCAGAGAATCAGCATTCCAGATATATCTGGGACACAACAGGTTTCTCGAGTCGGGAAAGTCCAATACAGCCTGTCCAA CATGCAGATCGTGAATGTGGCATTACCACAGTCACTGGTGACCCTGGTGCCAAACGTTGGAGTCAGACTGAACATCCCTGGTGCCTTTGTCAGCATGGTGGGCAACTGGTGGGTCCGGTACCTGCGAGTCAT CAAAGCCAGCGGCTCCTTTACTTTGAGCATCTACGCTCTGAACATCCAGACTAATGTCGCGATAACAAGTGATGACACGGGCCGCCCCGTGGTCAACAGTGTCAACTGTGCAGCCAGTGTGGGCCGCGTGGGCATCAAATTTTACGGTGGAGCCAG CTGGCTCTACAATCTTTTTCATAAGTTTGTCGAACATGCTATACGCAGAGCACTGGAGGCAAGG ATATGCCCTTCAATGGGGACAGCAGTGTCAGGTCTGAACCCTCAGCTCCAAAAACTGAACG TCATCGCCAAGGTGGATAAGTTTGCGGAGATCGATTACTCCATGGTGTCAGCGCCCTCTATCTCCAGCTCTGCCATCACCTTAAATCTGAAG GGGCAGTTTTACAACATCGGGAAGCGCCAGGAGCCGCCCTTCTCCCCAGCGGCCTTTTCTCTGCCTCCTCAACGCGACAACATGTTGTACATGGGCATCTCTCCCTTCACCGGCAACAGCGCCGGGTTCGTGTACAACACAGCAGGCGCGCTCAGCATCAACATCACCGCCGACATG ATTCCTAAGGACTTTCCTTTGCCACTCACCACAGAGAGTTTGGGAATTTTCATCCCAAAG AGATTTAAACAGGAAGTTCTGTTGCAGGTTGCCGAACTCCACCCAAACCTCAATGTCCAACTTCGGGTGGAGAATGAAAAATGGCCCAATATCATTTACAACAACAACGTGATGGTCAAGACGACAGTGACAATGACGGcctacgcagtccagaacaacGGTGGGCTGTCGCCACTCTTCGTCTTGAATGTG AATGCCAGCGCCAgcgtcaacctgtccatcagtGGGATGAAGCTGGTTGCCAACTTCATTCTCGACAA AATGACCTTCAGCCTTAATACCAGCTACATTGGAAACATCCGG GTCCACTCCTTTGCAGGCACTCTGCAGCAGATGCTGAGTTTGGTGGCGATACCGAAAATAAATG AAAAACTGAAGTGGGTGTGCCCACTTCCCACACTGgggaaggtggcgctcttgaacACCCAACTCAGAGTTCTGAAG GATTACGTGCTCATCGGCACGGATGTCGCCTTTGATGGCTGA
- the cdk5rap1 gene encoding CDK5 regulatory subunit-associated protein 1 isoform X1, with the protein MEHLRTLRHSSVVRYMHARFRCTSIDGARLRDRRESVRTRVLSGPSFQDFIQGAAAKKSHVPQGEDKHPYLSEDVLAGRSRKVYFETYGCQMNVNDTEIAWSILQKKGYQRTVDVQQADVVLLVTCSIREKAEQTIWNRLQQLTAMKKKRLKSQTPMKIGILGCMAERLKTKLLEKEKLVDVLAGPDAYRDLPRLLTVADQGRQASNVLLSLEETYADIMPVHHTPHGFSAFVSIMRGCDNMCSYCIVPFTRGRERSRPVSSILEEVRKLSDQGVKEVTLLGQNVNSYRDTSEEQFCGSDPTKMSRGFKTVYRSKQGGLRFSDLLDSVSLIDPDMRIRFTSPHPKDFPDEVLQLIAERRNICSQIHLPAQSGSTQVLTAMRRGYSREAYLDLVHNIRRIIPDVSLSSDFISGFCGETEQDHQQTLSLIREVGYNIGFLFAYSMRAKTHASHRLQDDVPAEVKRRRLEECISLFREEAAKVNAALIGSTQLILVEGESKRSSKDLCGRTDGNMKVIFPKEDGESVGAGDYALVKIVSANSQSLRGEVVCRSSLGRPVAHQAGKQRKPPTHRLIENTQNMIST; encoded by the exons ATGGAGCATCTCAGGACGTTAAGACACTCGAGTGTGGTCAGGTACATGCACGCAAGGTTCCGCTGCACCTCCATAGATGGAGCGCGCTTGAGGGACCGCCGGGAAAGTGTCAGAACTCGGGTGTTATCTGGCCCGAGTTTCCAGGATTTCATCCAAGGAGCCGCTGCTAAGAAAAGCCATGTTCCTCAAGGTGAAGACAAACATCCGTATCTGTCCGAGGACGTGCTGGCGGGTCGTTCACGTAAAG tgtattttgagaCCTACGGGTGCCAAATGAACGTGAATGACACGGAGATAGCCTGGTCCATCCTGCAGAAGAAGGGATACCAACGCACGGTGGACGTGCAGCAGGCGGATGTGGTTCTCCTTGTGACCTGCTCCATCAG AGAAAAAGCAGAGCAAACCATTTGGAACAGACTCCAGCAACTGACAGCAATGAAGAAGAAGCGACTCAAGTCGCAGACACCAATGAAAATCGGTATTTTAG GTTGCATGGCGGAGAGGCTGAAGACGAAGCTGTTGGAAAAGGAGAAGCTTGTCGACGTTCTGGCTGGCCCCGATGCCTACCGTGACCTTCCTCGCCTGCTGACcgtggctgaccaggggcggcAGGCCAGTAACGTGCTGCTGTCGTTGGAGGAGACGTACGCCGACATCATGCCTGTGCATCACACTCCTCATGGATTCAGTGCCTTTGT ATCCATCATGCGTGGCTGCGACAACATGTGTAGCTACTGCATCGTTCCTTTCACCCGTGGACGAGAGAGAAGTCGACCTGTCAGCTCCATCCTGGAGGAAGTTCGGAAGCTCTCCGATCAG GGAGTGAAGGAGGTGACGTTGCTGGGTCAGAACGTGAACAGCTATAGAGACACATCAGAAGAACAGTTCTGCGGTTCAGATCCGACCAAGATGAGTCGAGGCTTTAAGACCGTGTACCGCAGCAAACAGGGAGGACTGCGCTTCTCGGACCTCCTGGACTCTGTGTCACTTATCGACCCAGATATGAGGATCAGATTTACTTCTCCTCATCCCAAAGACTTTCCTGATGAG GTTTTACAGTTAATCGCGGAACGTCGGAACATCTGCAGTCAGATCCACCTTCCTGCTCAAAGTGGGAGCACCCAGGTCCTGACTGCTATGCGGCGGGG ATACTCCAGAGAGGCCTATCTGGACCTGGTGCACAACATCAGAAGGATCATCCCAG ATGTGAGCCTCAGCAGTGACTTCATCTCTGGGTTCTGTGGTGAGACAGAGCAGGACCACCAGCAGACTCTGTCTCTCATCAGAGAAGTGGGATACAATATCGGATTCCTCTTTGCCTACAGCATGAGAGCG aAAACTCATGCGTCCCATCGTCTGCAAGATGACGTGCCTGCAGAGGTGAAGCGGCGTCGGTTGGAGGAGTGTATCAGCTTGTTCAGAGAGGAGGCAGCGAAGGTCAATGCTGCGCTGATCGGCAGCACACAGCTCATCCTGGTGGAGGGA GAAAGTAAAAGGTCCAGCAAGGACTTGTGTGGGCGGACCGACGGAAATATGAAGGTGATTTTCCCGAAAGAGGATGGAGAGAGTGTCGGCGCCGGGGACTATGCTCTGGTGAAG ATAGTTTCAGCCAACTCCCAAAGTTTAAGAGGAGAAGTGGTCTGTCGCAGCTCTCTGGGGAGACCCGTCGCTCATCAG GcgggaaaacaaagaaaaccgCCGACTCATCGCCTCATCGAGAACACGCAGAACATGATTTCAACATAG
- the cdk5rap1 gene encoding CDK5 regulatory subunit-associated protein 1 isoform X2, with the protein MEHLRTLRHSSVVRYMHARFRCTSIDGARLRDRRESVRTRVLSGPSFQDFIQGAAAKKSHVPQGEDKHPYLSEDVLAGRSRKVYFETYGCQMNVNDTEIAWSILQKKGYQRTVDVQQADVVLLVTCSIREKAEQTIWNRLQQLTAMKKKRLKSQTPMKIGILGCMAERLKTKLLEKEKLVDVLAGPDAYRDLPRLLTVADQGRQASNVLLSLEETYADIMPVHHTPHGFSAFVSIMRGCDNMCSYCIVPFTRGRERSRPVSSILEEVRKLSDQGVKEVTLLGQNVNSYRDTSEEQFCGSDPTKMSRGFKTVYRSKQGGLRFSDLLDSVSLIDPDMRIRFTSPHPKDFPDEVLQLIAERRNICSQIHLPAQSGSTQVLTAMRRGEAYLDLVHNIRRIIPDVSLSSDFISGFCGETEQDHQQTLSLIREVGYNIGFLFAYSMRAKTHASHRLQDDVPAEVKRRRLEECISLFREEAAKVNAALIGSTQLILVEGESKRSSKDLCGRTDGNMKVIFPKEDGESVGAGDYALVKIVSANSQSLRGEVVCRSSLGRPVAHQAGKQRKPPTHRLIENTQNMIST; encoded by the exons ATGGAGCATCTCAGGACGTTAAGACACTCGAGTGTGGTCAGGTACATGCACGCAAGGTTCCGCTGCACCTCCATAGATGGAGCGCGCTTGAGGGACCGCCGGGAAAGTGTCAGAACTCGGGTGTTATCTGGCCCGAGTTTCCAGGATTTCATCCAAGGAGCCGCTGCTAAGAAAAGCCATGTTCCTCAAGGTGAAGACAAACATCCGTATCTGTCCGAGGACGTGCTGGCGGGTCGTTCACGTAAAG tgtattttgagaCCTACGGGTGCCAAATGAACGTGAATGACACGGAGATAGCCTGGTCCATCCTGCAGAAGAAGGGATACCAACGCACGGTGGACGTGCAGCAGGCGGATGTGGTTCTCCTTGTGACCTGCTCCATCAG AGAAAAAGCAGAGCAAACCATTTGGAACAGACTCCAGCAACTGACAGCAATGAAGAAGAAGCGACTCAAGTCGCAGACACCAATGAAAATCGGTATTTTAG GTTGCATGGCGGAGAGGCTGAAGACGAAGCTGTTGGAAAAGGAGAAGCTTGTCGACGTTCTGGCTGGCCCCGATGCCTACCGTGACCTTCCTCGCCTGCTGACcgtggctgaccaggggcggcAGGCCAGTAACGTGCTGCTGTCGTTGGAGGAGACGTACGCCGACATCATGCCTGTGCATCACACTCCTCATGGATTCAGTGCCTTTGT ATCCATCATGCGTGGCTGCGACAACATGTGTAGCTACTGCATCGTTCCTTTCACCCGTGGACGAGAGAGAAGTCGACCTGTCAGCTCCATCCTGGAGGAAGTTCGGAAGCTCTCCGATCAG GGAGTGAAGGAGGTGACGTTGCTGGGTCAGAACGTGAACAGCTATAGAGACACATCAGAAGAACAGTTCTGCGGTTCAGATCCGACCAAGATGAGTCGAGGCTTTAAGACCGTGTACCGCAGCAAACAGGGAGGACTGCGCTTCTCGGACCTCCTGGACTCTGTGTCACTTATCGACCCAGATATGAGGATCAGATTTACTTCTCCTCATCCCAAAGACTTTCCTGATGAG GTTTTACAGTTAATCGCGGAACGTCGGAACATCTGCAGTCAGATCCACCTTCCTGCTCAAAGTGGGAGCACCCAGGTCCTGACTGCTATGCGGCGGGG AGAGGCCTATCTGGACCTGGTGCACAACATCAGAAGGATCATCCCAG ATGTGAGCCTCAGCAGTGACTTCATCTCTGGGTTCTGTGGTGAGACAGAGCAGGACCACCAGCAGACTCTGTCTCTCATCAGAGAAGTGGGATACAATATCGGATTCCTCTTTGCCTACAGCATGAGAGCG aAAACTCATGCGTCCCATCGTCTGCAAGATGACGTGCCTGCAGAGGTGAAGCGGCGTCGGTTGGAGGAGTGTATCAGCTTGTTCAGAGAGGAGGCAGCGAAGGTCAATGCTGCGCTGATCGGCAGCACACAGCTCATCCTGGTGGAGGGA GAAAGTAAAAGGTCCAGCAAGGACTTGTGTGGGCGGACCGACGGAAATATGAAGGTGATTTTCCCGAAAGAGGATGGAGAGAGTGTCGGCGCCGGGGACTATGCTCTGGTGAAG ATAGTTTCAGCCAACTCCCAAAGTTTAAGAGGAGAAGTGGTCTGTCGCAGCTCTCTGGGGAGACCCGTCGCTCATCAG GcgggaaaacaaagaaaaccgCCGACTCATCGCCTCATCGAGAACACGCAGAACATGATTTCAACATAG
- the ghrh gene encoding somatoliberin, translating into MGKAALLLFCCLVISLSASPLYPAIRFGQRDTSFLMTSSLKSPAEQERDTGPPARHTELRIGRHADAIFTNSYRKVLSKISARKFLQTIMGKRLGDKSGSYVKRRADIYEGSYKEDLTSIQSQQTMYRGAS; encoded by the exons ATGGGAAAAGCTGCCCTGTTGCTCTTCTGCTGCCTCGTCATTTCTCTGTCAGCCTCCCCACTCTACCCTGCGATCAG gTTCGGACAGAGGGACACATCCttcctgatgacatcatctttgAAGAGTCCAGCAGAGCAGGAGAGGGACACAGGTCCTCCAGCGAGGCACACAGAGTTACG CATCGGGCGCCATGCTGATGCCATCTTCACCAACAGTTACAGGAAAGTCCTGAGCAAAATATCTGCTAGGAAGTTCCTCCAGACTATCATGGGCAAACGCCTGGG AGACAAGAGTGGAAGCTACGTGAAGCGTCGGGCGGACATCTACGAAGGAAGCTACAAAGAAGACCTGACGTCGATCCAGAGTCAACAGACGATGTATAGAGGCGCATCATGA